The following coding sequences are from one Pocillopora verrucosa isolate sample1 chromosome 5, ASM3666991v2, whole genome shotgun sequence window:
- the LOC131794376 gene encoding uncharacterized protein encodes MVFGHRNCAVFGCHNSGKKLEKWASQQCEVHDCLHGTPPCDCPLPFKLFPFPTERKNNEGRKRWIHLLKRKGPKGEVWQPNNSSRVCNEHFVDGKPTKENPDPVLKMGYETKSTRNRKPPTDRSSLLEEMKRLRTQDNTQDNTQDNIQDDTQDNAHDSQDAPVIQEPSSSSFITEEEHCTTAGRPDHITHDHAYSFGWYNLEDPDFCMKEKCLQERLKQFNEIKDLKEKLQELESELKACKIKLKARQRKGLEHSDLKTNSSVRLLTGLPSKRVFNKLFEVVKGNIKKVNYWSGPKKSTKKGRNFKKTPNKFGPKRALSEKDEFLLTLMKLRLGSTNADLAQRFGISTTNVTNVVTTWVKILASELKCLVYNPSIDVVKATLPAKFKKPGYSNVRHIIDCTEIFIETPSDPNLRAATWSDYKHHNTAKLLVSITPHGFFNFLSKAWGGRTSDVHLTRESSFYDIIEPGDEVMADRGFTIAEDLLIRSSRLHIPPGKRGQEQFTKAEVAKTKEIANLRIFVEQAIRRLKTFRLIKHELPISLLGSIDNIVLICAALCNLYRPLGKK; translated from the coding sequence ATGGTCTTTGGGCACAGAAATTGTGCAGTATTTGGGTGCCATAACAGTGGGAAAAAGCTTGAGAAATGGGCTTCACAGCAATGCGAAGTTCACGATTGTTTACACGGCACTCCGCCATGTGACTGTCCGCTGCCGTTCAAGCTATTTCCGTTCCCTACTGAACGCAAAAACAATGAGGGTAGAAAGCGCTGGATCCATCTTCTAAAGAGAAAAGGCCCGAAAGGAGAAGTCTGGCAACCTAATAATTCGTCGAGAGTCTGCAATGAGCACTTTGTTGATGGGAAACCCACGAAAGAAAACCCTGATCCTGTACTCAAAATGGGCTACGAGACAAAGTCTACTCGTAACCGTAAACCGCCTACTGATAGATCATCATTACTAGAAGAAATGAAACGTTTAAGAACTCAAGATAATACTCAAGATAACACACAAGATAATATTCAAGATGATACTCAAGATAATGCACATGATAGTCAAGATGCTCCTGTGATTCAAGAACCAAGTAGTTCCTCGTTTATAACAGAAGAAGAACATTGTACTACTGCCGGTCGACCCGACCATATCACTCACGATCATGCATATTCGTTTGGCTGGTACAACCTAGAAGATCCTGACTtctgtatgaaagaaaaatgcttgCAGGAAAGACTCAAGCAGTTCAATGAGATCaaagatctcaaagaaaaactccAAGAACTTGAAAGTGAACTCAAAGCATGTAAGATAAAACTCAAGGCCAGACAGCGTAAGGGACTAGAACattctgatttgaaaacaaattcatctgTTCGTCTACTAACCGGCCTACCATCAAAACGAGTATTCAATAAGTTGTTTGAAGTAGTGAagggaaacattaaaaaagtaaactactGGAGTGGCCCAAAAAAATCtactaaaaaaggaagaaacttcaaaaaaacaccaaataagTTTGGCCCTAAAAGAGCTTTGTCAGAAAAAGATGAGTTTCTTTTGACCTTAATGAAACTTCGACTTGGATCAACAAATGCTGACTTAGCACAGAGGTTTGGAATTTCAActacaaatgtaacaaatgttGTTACTACCTGGGTGAAAATCCTAGCAAGTGAACTTAAATGTTTGGTTTACAATCCCTCCATCGATGTTGTGAAAGCAACTTTGCCCGCAAAGTTTAAAAAGCCAGGCTACTCTAATGTACGCCACATCATTGATTgcacagaaatatttattgaaacccCAAGCGACCCAAACCTTAGAGCAGCTACGTGGTCAGACTACAAGCATCACAACACTGCTAAGCTGTTGGTATCAATAACACCACatggttttttcaatttcttatcCAAAGCATGGGGAGGGAGAACTTCAGATGTGCATCTGACAAGAGAATCATCATTTTATGATATCATTGAACCTGGCGATGAAGTGATGGCAGACCGTGGATTCACAATTGCTGAAGACCTCTTAATCAGAAGCTCAAGACTACACATCCCCCCTGGTAAACGTGGACAAGAGCAGTTCACTAAAGCTGAAgttgctaaaacaaaagaaattgcaaatcttAGAATCTTTGTTGAGCAAGCAATAAGACGGTTGAAGACGTTTAGACTGATAAAGCATGAACTACCAATATCACTGCTTGGCAGTATAGACAACATTGTACTTATTTGTGCAGCCTTATGTAACTTGTATAGACCCTTgggtaaaaaatga
- the LOC136281262 gene encoding uncharacterized protein, which translates to MSETSELSLEEVNTWKVDALKLFCRKRNLKTSGAKAELVARVFAASEMGIQVQASAKELMCITESERAKLLFTPEGSKLPDPLGLKDGWIDEKDGLTSWPPIFLSDITKYLMADHPGKDIKLHERVMNEYKEGKAYRLFDSGFLKEVFYHELENMDFCFLKAKCTHSMKVGDTPHTSWICSRKNGEIISAYCTCTAGMSGSCIHVMALLFRIEAANRNGMTNPACTSKECVWNVPIGNKTVIKPSRICDMEWKASKLNKETTRPAIDSRRKLFNSHEELKPLTPKGKRKSFYNNLKDLLPESAFIKLATAEFEEPCSTSVTIEINTEVPECVMPKSSKKDLSADDIHLIEQGTIGQSENEAWHDYRKGRLTASNFYRVYTKVETLKTKGGDAQELVDTIQGKSNGPSEHLPALKYGRNMEKVAKDKYVKLFQREHKDAKFRECGLFIDESDQFIGASPDLLVECSCCGLGVLEVKCPYSIVNDLPSEDNLSYLVKINGKIVLKEKHAYFAQIQGQMAVTKRTWCHFLVYTQKGYHLELIKFNNDYWEKIKQNLIWFYNKYLSE; encoded by the exons ATGAGCGAGACAAGTGAGCTTTCCCTCGAGGAAGTCAACACATGGAAGGTGGACGCTCTCAAGTTATTTTGCCGTAAACGAAATCTTAAAACTTCTGGAGCTAAAGCTGAACTTGTAGCCCGTGTGTTTGCAGCATCAGAGATGGGAATCCAAGTACAAGCATCGGCTAAAGAACTAATGTGCATCACGGAGTCTGAGAGAGCGAAGCTATTGTTTACTCCTGAGGGCAGCAAGCTTCCCGATCCTCTTGGGCTAAAGGACGGATGGATTGATGAAAAAGATGGGCTAACATCATGGCCTCCTATATTTCTAAGTGACATTACGAAATATCTGATGGCTGATCATCCTGGAAAGGATATTAAACTGCACGAACGGGTCATGAATGAGTACAAAGAGGGGAAAGCATACCGCTTATTTGACTCGGGCTTTCTGAAAGAAGTTTTCTACCATGAACTAGAAAATATGGATTTTTGCTTCTTGAAAGCAAAATGTACGCATTCGATGAAGGTTGGTGATACACCACATACATCATggatttgttcaagaaaaaatggagaGATTATCAGTGCCTACTGTACCTGTACTGCTGG tatgAGTGGTTCTTGTATTCATGTGATGGCACTGCTGTTCAGAATTGAAGCAGCAAACCGTAATGGTATGACAAATCCTGCATGTACGTCCAAAGAGTGTGTGTGGAATGTTCCAATAGGAAACAAGACTGTAATCAAGCCCTCTAGAATTTGTGATATGGAGTGGAAGGCTTCAAAGCTAAATAAAG aGACGACCAGACCTGCCATCGATAGTCGCCGAAAGTTATTCAATTCACATGAAGAGTTGAAGCCCCTGACtccaaaaggaaagaggaagtcgttttataataatttgaaGGACTTGTTGCCAGAATCGGCATTCATCAAATTAGCAACGGCTGAGTTTGAGGAACCGTGTTCAACTTCCGTTACAATAGAAATTAATACTGAAGTACCTGAATGTGTAATGCCTAAGTCATCAAAGAAAGACTTAAGTGCTGATGATATACATCTGATTGAACAAGGCACCATTGGTCAGTCTGAGAATGAGGCATGGCACGATTACAGAAAAGGCCGATTAACTGCCTCTAATTTCTATAGAGTGTACACAAAAGTTGAAACCCTTAAAACTAAGGGGGGTGATGCACAGGAACTAGTGGACACAATCCAGGGTAAAAGTAATGGACCGTCGGAACATTTACCTGCTctaaaatatggaagaaacatGGAGAAAGTTGCTAAGGATAAGTATGTGAAACTGTTTCAGAGGGAGCACAAAGATGCAAAATTCAGAGAGTGTGGACTATTTATTGATGAATCTGACCAATTCATTGGAGCATCCCCTGATCTGCTTGTTGAATGTTCCTGTTGTGGATTAGGGGTGCTAGAAGTGAAGTGCCCTTATTCTATTGTTAATGATTTACCATCAGAAGACAATCTTTCCTACCTGGTAAAGATTAATGGCAAAATTGTCTTGAAAGAGAAGCATGCATATTTTGCACAGATACAGGGACAAATGGCTGTGACAAAGAGAACATGGTGTCACTTCCTGGTCTACACCCAAAAGGGTTATCATCTGGAGCTAATCAAGTTCAATAATGATTACTGGGAAAAGATAAAGCAAAacctaatttggttttataataaGTATTTAAGTGAATGA
- the LOC131786363 gene encoding adhesion G-protein coupled receptor D1: MEAIGIFEDFITSTQNLKKPFTKEEIEIIRNSVFKVAVALEVFALDYGKHQMIGANSSVEINSRKLVLAIQKTYRKNASDFYLGKQELQTSLEVSYKNFANNESVVVGIVYKDLHDVLITDQPLRTITGATRYLDSWITAVALDPKPKKLKKNVILRFRNLKTREGAKKCMFWSGSSESSGGFSETGCYLVTSKSNSEETVCSCNHLTHFAVLLDYNGSPGLTEEDETILEIITYVGLSLSIFAILLTIILYSYLTEVWQPLTQIRLSLSVSLGAGQIIFLTGINATENTALCVLAAAFLQYFLMAAFCWMLVEGIYFFLFVVKVYNINTKMHMYHFISWGLPIIIVSISIGIAAGKDGIKSYTSENYCWLSSTNNLIWIFVTFVAFIEVLNILILVRVIKEMSKLMQPTGENNNTQQIRLGIKTCAVMIPLLGVTWLFGLLLSLHKAFAYIFTIFNSIQGILIFVLHCARNSQIRERLKRKMNVIFPSAADHGNSAKKISQVYPSDAGEVCAVKLQSFKE; the protein is encoded by the exons ATG GAAGCTATAGGGATTTTTGAAGACTTCATCACCAGCACCCAAAACCTCAAAAAACCTTTTACCAAAGAAGAAATCGAAATAATAAGAAATTCCGTCTTTAAAGTGGCAGTCGCTTTGGAGGTATTCGCACTTGATTATGGCAAACACCAAATGATTGGAGCGAATTCTTCAGTGGAGATAAACAGCCGAAAACTGG TGTTGGCTATACAAAAAACCTACCGAAAAAATGCTAGTGACTTTTATCTTGGAAAACAAGAACTGCAAACGAGCCTGGAGGTTTCCTATAAAAACTTTGCCAACAACG aaTCAGTCGTTGTTGGGATCGTGTACAAGGATCTCCATGACGTATTAATTACAGATCAACCCCTCAGAACTATAACGGGCGCCACAAG GTATTTGGACTCCTGGATAACTGCCGTGGCTTTAgatccaaaaccgaaaaagttaaaaaagaatgTCATCTTAAGGTTCAGAAATCTGAAG ACTCGTGAAGGAGCGAAGAAATGCATGTTTTGGAGTGGCTCAAGTGAAAG cTCAGGCGGATTTTCAGAGACTGGATGTTACTTAGTTACTTCGAAaagcaactcagaagaaacagtttgtagctgcaatcatttgactcattttgcTGTCTTACTTGACTACAACGGTAGCCCAGGG CTCACAGAGGAAGACGAAACTATTTTGGAAATTATCACCTACGTGGGACTGAGTCTTTCCATCTTCGCGATTCTTTTGACAATTATTCTATATTCCTACCTCAC AGAAGTATGGCAACCTTTGACTCAAATACGACTGAGTCTTTCTGTGTCCCTTGGAGCTGGGCAAATAATCTTTCTCACCGGCATAAACGCCACGGAAAATACG GCTCTCTGCGTCCTAGCAGCAGCTTTCTTGCAGTATTTCCTGATGGCAgctttctgttggatgctgGTGGAAGGAATTTATTTCTTCCTGTTTGTTGTGAAAGTTTATAACATCAACACCAAGATGCATATGTATCACTTCATATCATGgg GTTTACCCATCATCATTGTTAGCATTTCAATAGGCATCGCCGCTGGAAAAGATGGAATTAAAAGCTATACCAGTGAAAACTA TTGCTGGCTTTCCTCAACAAATAACCTGATCTGGATCTTCGTCACATTTGTAGCTTTCATTGAAGTT ctcaacattttgatactTGTCCGAGTAATAAAGGAGATGAGCAAATTAATGCAACCCACGGGGGAAAACAACAATACACAGCAAATACG ACTTGGCATTAAAACATGCGCGGTGATGATCCCACTGCTTGGTGTTACCTGGCTTTTTGGACTTTTGTTATCATTACACAAAGCTTTCGCctacattttcaccattttcaacTCTATTCAG GGAATCCTGATTTTCGTTCTTCATTGTGCGCGGAACAGCCAG ATTAGAGAGCGAttgaaaaggaagatgaacGTCATTTTCCCATCTGCTGCAGATCATGGAAACTCTGCGAAGAAGATCTCACAAGTTTATCCAAGTGATGCCGGCGAAGTGTGTGCAGTAAAATTGCAGTCCTTCAAAGAATAA